A window of the Pseudomonas gozinkensis genome harbors these coding sequences:
- the benB gene encoding benzoate 1,2-dioxygenase small subunit: MNNLYDAVRDFLYREARYLDDGQWDQWLELYAADASFWMPAWDDHDTLTEDPQSEISLIWYGNRGGLEDRVFRIKTERSSATIPDTRTSHNLSNIEIVEQGGGQCQVRFNWHTLSFRYQVTDSYFGTSFYTLDLRGEQPLIKAKKVVLKNDYVRQVIDIYHI, from the coding sequence CGCGAAGCGCGCTATCTGGACGACGGCCAGTGGGATCAGTGGCTGGAACTCTACGCCGCCGACGCCAGTTTCTGGATGCCGGCCTGGGACGACCACGACACCCTGACCGAAGACCCGCAGAGCGAAATCTCGCTGATCTGGTACGGCAACCGTGGTGGCCTCGAAGACCGGGTATTCCGGATCAAGACCGAGCGCTCCAGCGCCACCATTCCCGACACCCGCACCTCGCACAACCTCAGCAACATCGAGATCGTCGAGCAGGGCGGAGGGCAATGCCAGGTGCGCTTCAACTGGCACACCCTGAGCTTTCGCTATCAGGTCACCGACAGTTATTTCGGCACCAGCTTCTACACCCTCGACCTGCGCGGCGAACAGCCGTTGATCAAGGCCAAGAAAGTCGTGCTGAAGAACGATTACGTCCGCCAGGTCATCGACATCTACCACATCTGA
- the benC gene encoding benzoate 1,2-dioxygenase electron transfer component BenC, protein MSFQIALNFEDGVTRFIEAAGHETVADAAYRQGINIPLDCRDGACGTCKCFAEAGRYDMGDNFIEDALSEDELARGFVLTCQMRAESDCVVRVPVGSQVCKTEQASYLASISDVRQLSESTIALSLKGESLSKLAFLPGQYVNLQVPGSEQSRAYSFSSLQKNGEVSFLIRNVPGGLMSSFLTGLAKAGDSLNLAGPLGSFYLREIKRPLLLLAGGTGLAPFTAMLEKIAEQGSEHPVHLIYGVTNDFDLVELDRLEAFAARIPNFSFGACVANPQSQHPLKGYVTQHIEPRHLNEGDVDVYLCGPPPMVEAVSQYIREQGITPANFYYEKFAAA, encoded by the coding sequence ATGAGTTTCCAGATCGCACTGAATTTCGAAGACGGGGTGACCCGTTTCATTGAGGCCGCCGGCCACGAAACCGTTGCCGACGCGGCCTACCGCCAGGGCATCAACATTCCGCTGGACTGCCGCGACGGCGCCTGCGGCACCTGCAAATGTTTCGCCGAGGCCGGGCGTTACGACATGGGCGACAACTTCATCGAAGACGCCCTGAGTGAAGACGAACTGGCCCGGGGTTTCGTCCTGACTTGCCAGATGCGCGCCGAAAGCGACTGCGTGGTGCGGGTGCCGGTCGGCTCGCAGGTGTGCAAGACCGAACAGGCGAGTTACCTGGCGTCGATCAGCGATGTCCGGCAGCTCTCCGAGAGCACCATCGCGCTGTCGCTCAAGGGTGAATCCCTGAGCAAACTGGCGTTCCTGCCCGGTCAGTACGTCAACCTGCAAGTGCCGGGCAGCGAGCAATCCCGCGCCTATTCCTTCAGCTCGCTGCAGAAGAACGGCGAGGTCAGTTTCCTGATCCGCAACGTGCCTGGCGGCCTGATGAGCAGCTTCCTCACCGGGCTGGCCAAGGCCGGCGACAGCCTGAATCTCGCCGGGCCGCTGGGCAGCTTTTACCTGCGCGAAATCAAGCGGCCGCTGTTGCTGTTGGCCGGCGGCACCGGGCTGGCGCCGTTCACGGCGATGCTGGAGAAGATCGCCGAACAGGGCAGCGAGCACCCGGTTCACCTGATCTACGGCGTGACCAACGATTTCGATCTGGTCGAGCTTGACCGCCTCGAAGCCTTCGCTGCGCGCATCCCGAATTTCAGCTTCGGCGCCTGCGTGGCCAATCCGCAGAGTCAGCACCCGCTCAAGGGTTACGTCACCCAGCACATCGAGCCGCGCCACCTCAACGAAGGCGACGTCGACGTGTACCTGTGCGGCCCGCCGCCTATGGTCGAGGCCGTCAGCCAGTACATCCGCGAGCAGGGCATCACGCCGGCGAACTTCTACTACGAGAAATTCGCGGCGGCCTGA
- a CDS encoding 1,6-dihydroxycyclohexa-2,4-diene-1-carboxylate dehydrogenase, protein MNKRFANKVALVTGAAQGIGRRVCERLLEEGAQVIAVDRSELVHELQGEGVLSLTADLEQYAGCARVMSAAVDTFGRLDVLVNNVGGTLWAKPFEHYEVEQIEAEVRRSLFPTLWCCHAALPYMLKQGRGVIVNVSSIATRSLNRVPYGAAKGGINALTACLAFENAERGIRVNATAPGGTEAPPRRIPRNSAEQSAQEQAWYQEIVAQTLDSSLMKRYGSIDEQVGAILFLASDDASYITGVTLPVGGGDLG, encoded by the coding sequence ATGAACAAGAGATTCGCCAACAAGGTCGCGCTGGTCACCGGCGCGGCGCAGGGCATCGGTCGCCGGGTTTGCGAGCGATTGCTGGAGGAGGGCGCGCAGGTCATTGCCGTCGACCGCTCCGAACTGGTTCACGAGCTGCAAGGCGAGGGCGTTCTGTCACTGACCGCTGACCTTGAGCAATACGCCGGTTGCGCCCGGGTGATGAGCGCCGCCGTCGATACGTTCGGGCGCCTGGATGTGCTGGTCAACAACGTTGGCGGCACCCTTTGGGCCAAGCCGTTCGAACACTACGAAGTCGAGCAGATCGAGGCCGAAGTCCGCCGCTCGTTGTTCCCGACGCTGTGGTGCTGCCACGCCGCCTTGCCGTACATGCTCAAGCAGGGGCGCGGCGTAATCGTCAATGTGTCGTCGATTGCGACCCGCAGCCTGAACCGCGTTCCCTACGGCGCGGCCAAGGGCGGGATCAATGCACTGACTGCCTGCCTGGCCTTTGAAAACGCCGAGCGCGGGATCCGGGTCAACGCCACCGCGCCCGGCGGCACCGAAGCGCCGCCCCGACGCATCCCGCGCAACAGCGCCGAACAGTCCGCGCAGGAACAGGCCTGGTATCAGGAAATCGTCGCGCAAACCCTCGATAGCAGCCTGATGAAACGCTACGGAAGCATTGACGAACAGGTCGGCGCGATCCTGTTTCTCGCCTCGGACGACGCCTCTTACATCACCGGCGTGACCCTGCCGGTCGGTGGCGGTGACCTCGGTTGA
- a CDS encoding muconate cycloisomerase family protein has translation MNRILIENLSAIIVDLPTIRPHKLAMHTMQNQTLVILRLRCSDGIEGIGEATTIGGLAYGYESPESIKANLDAHLAPALIGMDADNINAAMHKLDKIAKGNTFAKSGIESALLDAQGKRLGLPVSELLGGRVRDSLEVAWTLASGDTARDIAEAEQMLEARRHRIFKLKIGANPLEQDLKHVVAIKKALGERASVRVDVNQYWDESQAIRGCQVLGDNGIDLIEQPISRVNRSGQIRLNQRSPAPIMADESIESVEDAFSLAADGAASVFALKIAKNGGPRAVLRTAQIAEAAGIALYGGTMLEGSVGTLASAHAFLTLRQLTWDTELFGPLLLTEDIVTERPQYRDFHLHIPRTPGLGLTLDEERLARFRRH, from the coding sequence ATGAACCGGATCCTGATTGAAAACCTGTCGGCGATCATCGTCGACCTGCCGACCATCCGCCCGCACAAACTGGCGATGCACACGATGCAGAACCAGACGCTGGTGATCCTGCGCCTGCGTTGCAGCGACGGTATCGAAGGCATCGGCGAAGCCACCACCATCGGCGGCCTGGCCTACGGCTACGAAAGCCCGGAAAGCATCAAGGCCAACCTCGACGCACACCTGGCGCCGGCGCTGATCGGCATGGACGCGGACAACATCAACGCCGCGATGCACAAGCTCGACAAGATCGCCAAGGGCAACACCTTCGCCAAGTCCGGTATCGAGAGCGCCTTGCTGGATGCCCAGGGCAAACGCCTCGGCCTGCCGGTGAGCGAACTGCTCGGCGGCCGGGTCCGCGACAGCCTTGAGGTGGCCTGGACCCTGGCCAGCGGCGACACCGCCCGCGATATCGCCGAGGCCGAACAGATGCTGGAAGCGCGGCGGCACCGGATCTTCAAACTGAAGATCGGCGCCAACCCGCTGGAGCAAGATCTGAAACACGTGGTGGCGATCAAGAAAGCCCTGGGCGAGCGCGCCAGTGTGCGGGTCGACGTCAATCAGTACTGGGACGAATCCCAGGCGATTCGCGGCTGTCAGGTGCTCGGTGACAACGGCATCGACCTGATCGAGCAGCCGATCTCGCGGGTCAACCGTTCCGGGCAGATTCGCCTGAATCAGCGCAGCCCGGCGCCGATCATGGCCGACGAGTCCATCGAAAGCGTCGAGGATGCCTTTAGCCTGGCCGCCGACGGCGCCGCCAGCGTCTTCGCCCTGAAGATCGCCAAGAACGGTGGTCCGCGCGCCGTATTGCGCACCGCACAAATCGCCGAAGCTGCCGGCATCGCCCTGTACGGCGGCACCATGCTTGAAGGCTCCGTCGGCACCCTGGCCTCGGCGCATGCGTTCCTCACCCTCAGGCAATTGACCTGGGACACCGAGTTGTTCGGCCCGCTGCTGCTGACCGAAGACATCGTCACCGAGCGTCCGCAGTACCGCGACTTCCACCTGCACATTCCACGCACCCCGGGCCTGGGCCTGACGCTGGATGAAGAGCGTCTGGCGCGTTTTCGCCGGCACTGA
- the catC gene encoding muconolactone Delta-isomerase: protein MLFHVKMTVKLPADMDPAVATKLKADEKELAQRLQREGQWRHLWRIAGHYANYSVFDVPSVEALHDTLMLLPLFPYMEIEIDGLCRHPSSIHTDDR from the coding sequence ATGCTGTTCCACGTAAAAATGACCGTGAAATTGCCCGCCGACATGGACCCGGCCGTTGCCACAAAACTCAAGGCCGACGAGAAGGAACTCGCCCAGCGCCTGCAACGCGAAGGCCAGTGGCGCCACCTCTGGCGCATCGCCGGGCACTACGCCAATTACAGCGTGTTCGACGTGCCCAGCGTCGAAGCGCTGCACGACACCCTGATGCTGCTGCCGTTGTTTCCCTACATGGAGATCGAGATCGATGGCCTCTGCCGCCACCCCTCGTCGATCCACACCGACGACCGCTGA
- the catA gene encoding catechol 1,2-dioxygenase, whose product MTVKIAHTAELQKFFEEAAGFANDGGSSRLKTIVLRVLQDTARIIEDLEISEDEFWKAVDYLNRLGGRSEAGLLVAGLGLEHFLDLLQDAKDAQIGLTGGTPRTIEGPLYVAGAPLYEGECRMDDGSEEGIATLMLLEGQVFDPQGQPLAGATVDLWHANTKGTYSFFDQSQSEYNLRRRIITDAEGRYRARSIVPSGYGCDPQGPTQECLNLLGRHGQRPAHIHFFISAPGHRHLTTQINLSGDKYLWDDFAYATREGLVGEVEFLEDAAGRRAELKFDFQLQQAPDSAAEQRSQRPRALLEY is encoded by the coding sequence ATGACCGTGAAGATTGCCCACACTGCCGAACTGCAAAAATTCTTCGAAGAAGCCGCCGGTTTCGCCAACGATGGCGGCAGCTCGCGCTTGAAAACCATCGTCCTGCGGGTGTTGCAGGACACCGCCCGGATCATCGAAGACCTAGAGATCAGCGAGGACGAGTTCTGGAAAGCCGTCGATTACCTCAACCGCCTGGGCGGCCGCTCGGAAGCCGGGTTGCTGGTGGCCGGGCTCGGTCTCGAGCATTTCCTCGACCTGCTGCAGGACGCCAAAGATGCGCAGATCGGCCTGACCGGCGGCACGCCGCGCACCATCGAGGGCCCGTTGTACGTGGCCGGTGCGCCGTTGTACGAAGGTGAATGCCGGATGGACGACGGCAGTGAAGAGGGCATCGCCACGCTGATGTTGCTCGAAGGCCAGGTGTTCGATCCGCAGGGCCAGCCACTGGCTGGTGCCACGGTCGACCTGTGGCACGCCAACACCAAGGGCACGTACTCGTTCTTCGACCAGAGCCAGTCCGAATACAACCTGCGCCGCCGGATCATCACCGACGCCGAAGGCCGCTACCGCGCCCGCAGCATCGTGCCGTCCGGTTATGGCTGCGATCCGCAGGGCCCGACCCAGGAATGCCTCAACCTGCTCGGCCGCCACGGCCAGCGCCCGGCTCACATTCACTTCTTTATTTCTGCGCCGGGGCATCGGCACCTGACGACGCAGATCAACCTGTCGGGGGACAAATACCTGTGGGATGACTTTGCGTATGCGACCCGTGAAGGGTTGGTCGGGGAGGTCGAGTTTTTGGAGGATGCGGCGGGACGTCGGGCCGAATTGAAATTCGATTTTCAGTTGCAACAGGCGCCGGATTCGGCGGCCGAACAGCGCAGTCAGCGGCCAAGGGCGTTACTGGAATACTGA
- a CDS encoding Hcp family type VI secretion system effector, translating to MATPAYMSVTGEKQGLITAGAFTADSVGNTYQEGHEDQVMVQAFTHDVIIPRDPQSGQPTGQRVHKPVVITKVYDKASPLLQAALTSGERMSEIVIQWYRTSAQGTQEHYYTTKLEDAIIVAINNKMHNCQDPGNAHFTHLEEVQFTYRKITWTHEVSGTSGSDDWRAPVV from the coding sequence ATGGCAACACCAGCGTACATGTCGGTTACCGGCGAAAAACAAGGCCTGATCACTGCCGGCGCTTTCACCGCCGACTCCGTTGGCAACACCTACCAGGAAGGTCACGAAGACCAGGTCATGGTTCAGGCGTTCACCCACGACGTGATCATCCCGCGTGACCCGCAATCCGGTCAGCCAACCGGTCAGCGCGTTCACAAACCAGTTGTGATCACCAAGGTCTACGACAAGGCTTCGCCACTGCTGCAAGCAGCTCTGACTTCCGGCGAGCGCATGAGCGAAATCGTTATCCAGTGGTACCGCACTTCGGCGCAAGGCACCCAAGAGCACTACTACACCACCAAACTGGAAGACGCGATCATCGTCGCCATCAACAACAAAATGCACAACTGCCAGGATCCAGGCAACGCGCACTTCACCCACCTGGAAGAAGTGCAGTTCACCTACCGCAAAATCACCTGGACCCACGAAGTCTCCGGTACTTCGGGTTCCGATGACTGGCGTGCTCCAGTCGTTTAA
- a CDS encoding type VI secretion system tip protein VgrG, which yields MFSPANQAHFNLTIDGADSDFQVLSFTGREALNTPFEFELELVSEKASINLESLLHKLAFLQLSPSGSGIHGLVYSIAQGEAGKRLTRYRISLRPQLSYLAHRFNQRIFQQMTVQQIISQVLEEHGILASDYHFQLSAIYPERIYCTQYDESDLHFVQRLCEEEGIHYHFQHTASGHKLTFGDDQTVFPKLAPVAYQQDSGLVADKPVVKRFGLRLATRTSRTTRRDYDFVKPKIELESDAKSSAQPDLEDYDYPGRFVDRERGKHLANRNLERHRSDYRLAEGNSDQPILVTGHFLALTDHANPTWNDLWLLTEIFHEGKQPQVLEESVTSDTSDDKDDFHQGYRNRFSAIPWDVPYRPPLDHPKPKVLGSQSAVVTGPEGEEIFCDQYGRVKVQFFWDREGQHDDKTTCWMRVASSWAAETFGSINIPRVGMEVLITFLEGDPDQPLITGCLYHGANLPPYKLPDFKTLATVKSKEYKGSRANELRIDDTTSEISIALRSDHGASAINLGYLTHPRPSGGQPRGEGFELRTDRHGAVRAGAGLLITTEPRPNESKHHKDLPETAERLATASDQQDSFATQAKELQAQEAGDQDDVAKALHAQHQGVLGSGPANLTANEFPEFTEPHLVLASPAGIALTTPRSSHIATGEHLALSSTGHTSFSIGKRLLASASRGMRLFVQSMGWRLVAASGDIDVKALKDSINLLAKLNITANADRITITAKTELVIQGGGSATTYNAGGITHATSGPYTAHAANFAYTGAKSLAGVFPEPPKPGKGNLELFNQYAGRQGIKEGDYEVIDALGKSIKGKLDAKGFASVAGAAPGPARVLFGKDPADTWSEGSYIGKPEWPLNPPGAEDVPSQVQAMVAQALPGKNWDLLEKGKELAQTGMGAMQTAQQVKGAVQGGAAGLPKLASAAMPSASGILGAASKSGKLPTLPAPALPKTLIQTPGLLAGEMLS from the coding sequence ATGTTCTCACCGGCCAACCAGGCTCATTTCAACCTGACCATCGATGGCGCGGACAGCGATTTCCAGGTGCTGTCGTTCACCGGCCGGGAAGCCCTCAACACGCCCTTCGAATTCGAGCTGGAACTGGTCAGTGAAAAGGCCTCGATCAACCTCGAAAGCCTGCTGCACAAACTGGCGTTTCTTCAACTGTCGCCGAGCGGCAGCGGGATTCACGGGCTGGTTTACAGCATTGCCCAGGGCGAGGCGGGCAAGCGCCTGACCCGCTACAGGATTTCCCTGCGCCCGCAGCTTTCATACCTGGCTCACCGCTTCAACCAGCGCATTTTCCAGCAGATGACCGTACAGCAGATCATCAGTCAGGTGCTGGAAGAACACGGCATCCTCGCCAGCGATTACCACTTCCAGCTGAGTGCGATCTATCCCGAGCGCATCTACTGCACCCAGTACGATGAAAGTGACCTGCACTTCGTCCAGCGCCTGTGCGAAGAGGAGGGGATTCACTACCACTTCCAGCACACCGCCAGCGGCCACAAACTGACCTTCGGCGATGACCAGACGGTGTTCCCGAAACTGGCGCCGGTGGCCTATCAGCAGGACTCCGGACTGGTGGCGGACAAGCCGGTGGTCAAGCGTTTCGGCCTGCGTCTGGCCACCCGCACCAGCCGCACCACGCGGCGCGATTACGACTTCGTCAAACCGAAAATCGAGCTGGAAAGCGACGCCAAAAGCAGCGCCCAACCGGACCTGGAAGACTACGATTACCCGGGCCGTTTCGTGGATCGCGAGCGCGGCAAACACCTGGCCAATCGCAACCTCGAACGCCATCGCAGCGACTACCGCCTGGCCGAGGGCAACAGCGACCAGCCGATTCTGGTCACCGGGCATTTTCTGGCCCTGACCGACCACGCCAACCCGACGTGGAACGACCTGTGGCTGCTCACCGAAATCTTCCACGAAGGCAAACAGCCGCAAGTGCTGGAAGAGTCGGTGACCAGCGACACCTCCGACGACAAGGACGACTTCCATCAGGGCTATCGCAATCGCTTCAGCGCGATCCCCTGGGACGTGCCGTACCGCCCGCCGCTGGATCACCCGAAACCCAAGGTTCTCGGTTCGCAAAGCGCCGTGGTCACCGGTCCCGAAGGTGAAGAAATCTTCTGCGACCAGTACGGCCGGGTGAAGGTGCAGTTCTTCTGGGACCGCGAAGGCCAGCACGACGACAAGACCACCTGCTGGATGCGCGTGGCCTCCAGTTGGGCGGCGGAAACCTTTGGCTCGATCAACATTCCGCGGGTCGGCATGGAGGTGCTGATCACCTTCCTCGAAGGTGATCCCGACCAGCCGCTGATCACCGGTTGCCTGTACCACGGCGCCAACCTGCCGCCGTACAAGCTGCCGGACTTCAAGACCCTGGCCACGGTCAAGAGCAAGGAATACAAGGGCAGCCGCGCCAACGAACTGCGCATCGACGACACCACCAGCGAGATCAGCATCGCGCTGCGCAGTGATCACGGTGCGAGCGCGATCAACCTCGGTTACCTGACCCATCCGCGTCCAAGCGGCGGTCAGCCTCGGGGTGAAGGTTTTGAATTAAGAACCGACCGCCACGGCGCCGTGCGGGCCGGTGCCGGTCTGCTGATCACCACCGAACCGCGCCCGAACGAATCGAAACACCACAAGGACCTGCCGGAAACCGCCGAGCGTCTGGCCACGGCCAGCGATCAACAGGACAGTTTCGCCACACAGGCCAAAGAGCTTCAAGCCCAGGAAGCGGGCGATCAGGATGACGTGGCCAAGGCCTTGCACGCGCAGCATCAGGGCGTGCTCGGAAGCGGCCCGGCGAACCTCACCGCCAATGAATTCCCCGAATTCACCGAGCCGCATCTGGTGCTCGCCAGCCCCGCCGGCATCGCCCTGACCACACCGCGCTCCAGCCACATCGCCACCGGCGAACACCTGGCGCTGAGCAGCACCGGGCACACCAGTTTCTCCATCGGCAAACGCCTGCTGGCCAGTGCCAGCCGTGGGATGCGTCTGTTCGTGCAGAGCATGGGCTGGCGGCTGGTGGCGGCCTCCGGCGACATCGACGTCAAGGCACTGAAGGACAGCATCAACCTGCTGGCCAAACTCAACATCACCGCCAACGCCGATCGCATCACCATCACTGCCAAAACCGAACTGGTGATCCAGGGCGGCGGCAGCGCCACCACCTACAACGCCGGCGGCATCACCCACGCCACCAGCGGCCCGTACACCGCCCACGCGGCGAACTTCGCCTACACCGGGGCGAAATCCCTGGCGGGCGTGTTCCCGGAACCGCCGAAACCGGGCAAGGGCAATCTGGAGCTGTTCAACCAGTACGCCGGGCGTCAGGGCATCAAGGAAGGCGATTACGAAGTCATCGATGCCTTGGGCAAAAGCATCAAGGGCAAGCTCGACGCGAAGGGCTTCGCCAGTGTGGCCGGCGCCGCACCGGGCCCGGCGCGGGTGTTGTTCGGCAAGGATCCGGCGGACACCTGGAGCGAAGGCAGCTACATCGGCAAGCCGGAATGGCCGTTGAATCCGCCGGGTGCGGAAGACGTGCCGAGTCAGGTGCAGGCGATGGTCGCGCAGGCGCTGCCGGGCAAGAACTGGGACTTGTTGGAGAAGGGCAAGGAATTGGCACAGACAGGGATGGGCGCGATGCAAACGGCGCAGCAGGTGAAGGGTGCAGTGCAAGGCGGAGCTGCCGGGCTGCCGAAACTGGCGAGTGCGGCAATGCCGAGTGCGTCGGGGATTCTCGGGGCGGCGAGCAAGAGCGGCAAGTTGCCAACGCTTCCGGCTCCAGCCCTGCCAAAAACTCTTATTCAAACCCCGGGCCTGCTGGCGGGTGAGATGCTGTCATGA